A single region of the Manihot esculenta cultivar AM560-2 chromosome 12, M.esculenta_v8, whole genome shotgun sequence genome encodes:
- the LOC110627583 gene encoding uncharacterized protein LOC110627583 → MTVSEYEKDFIRLSKYAREMVPIEEARCKKFEQGLHSDMRVLLAAHPIREFSALVNAALNIEKIKEEEQSWRQKGQRKRGQTQIQGQSSTSQAPSKRQRGAQPSRQSQVQRQRQPPTQSFAGRFGQQTSTTVASSRGGGRGQYPVSPPGERPIPAGSRGRGRGRGNQTGAASASQRVSETIDRPDFRTPARASAIRAKEDRDSPDVIVGTFSIFDKPVHALIDPGSTHSYIYLPITNEEKLQADSLNQDIIVTNPLGHSVIVSKVYRDCPISIHGHTFNGDLTELPFREFDVILSMDWLSRHRVIVDCRSKRITLKTLVDHDMVVVGDRSDYLSNIISTATARRLISKGCEAYLVFALETKKENLGVHDISTVCDFSDVFPDDLPGLPPEREVKFAIDVIPGTAPISIAPYRMALTKLKELKIQLQELLNKGFIRPSISPWGTPVLFVKKEGWDTKIVYRLQLKEASVFSKIDLRSGYHQLKIKETDVSKTAFRTRYGHYEFLVMPFGLTNASAAFMDLMNRIFHPYLDQFVVVFIDDILIYSKTKEEHDQYLRIALQTLRENQLYAKLSKCEFWLNDISFLGHVVSAEGIRVDPKKIEAILEWKPPKNVAEIRSFLDLAGYYRRFVKGFSIIATPLTKLLHKNVKYDWDDKCQKSFEKLKKMLTEAPVLTQPESSKDFVIYSDASHNGLGCVLMQEGKVVAYASRQLKPHEKNYPTHDLELAAIVFALKIWRHYLYGEKCKVNLVAEALSRKSFAALRALNAHLSLPNDGAIIAKLKLRPNLLQQVQEA, encoded by the exons ATGACTGTTAGCGAGTATGAAAAAGATTTCATCAGACTAAGTAAGTATGCCCGAGAAATGGTGCCTATAGAGGAAGCTAGATGTAAAAAATTTGAGCAAGGTTTGCATAGTGACATGAGGGTGCTTTTGGCAGCCCATCCCATCAGAGAGTTCTCTGCTCTGGTAAATGCAGCATTGAATATAGaaaagataaaagaagaagaacagaGCTGGAGACAAAAAGGGCAACGGAAGAGAGGGCAAACCCAGATACAGGGGCAATCCTCAACCTCTCAGGCACCTAGTAAGAGACAAAGGGGTGCCCAGCCATCAAGGCAGAGTCAGGTACAAAGACAAAGGCAGCCACCAACACAGAGTTTTGCAGGGAGGTTTGGGCAGCAAACTAGTACTACTGTAGCCAGTTCAAGAGGCGGAGGCAGGGGACAATACCCTGTAT CACCACCTGGAGAGAGGCCTATTCCTGCTGGAtctagaggaagaggaaggggtAGAGGTAATCAAACAGGGGCAGCTTCAGCCAGTCAGAGGGTGTCTGAAACAATAGATAGACCAGACTTCAGAACACCTGCTAGAGCCTCTGCTATCAGGGCTAAGGAGGACAGGGACTCCCCAGATGTGATTGTTGGTACATTCTCAATCTTTGATAAACCTGTACATGCATTGATAGACCCAGGATCAACACATTCATACATATATTTACCCATTACAAATGAGGAAAAATTACAGGCAGATTCTCTAAACCAAGATATAATAGTAACCAACCCCCTTGGTCATAGTGTGATAGTGAGTAAAGTATATAGGGATTGTCCTATATCCATCCACGGTCATACTTTCAATGGTGATTTGACAGAGTTACCCTTTAGAGAATTTGATGTAATCCTTAgcatggattggttatctaggCATCGAGTAATAGTGGATTGCAGATCAAAAAGAATTACATTGAAAACACTTGTAGATCATGATATGGTAGTTGTAGGGGATAGGTCAGATTACCTGTCTAATATTATATCAACAGCTACAGCAAGGAGATTAATCAGTAAGGGTTGTGAAGCCTACCTAGTCTTTGCACTTGAAACCAAAAAAGAGAATCTAGGTGTGCATGACATATCCACAGTGTGTGATTTCTCTGATGTTTTTCCTGATGATCTTCCCGGGTTACCACCAGAGAGAGAGGTGAAATTTGCCATAGATGTTATACCAGGCACCGCACCTATCTCTATTGCTCCTTATAGGATGGCACTTACTAAActaaaagagttaaaaatacAATTACAAGAATTGCTTAACAAGGGTTTCATACGACCTAGTATTTCACCTTGGGGCACACCTGTGTTGTTTGTAAAAAAAGAAGGATGGGACACTAAGATTGTGTATAGATTACAG CTAAAAGAAGCCAGTGTCTTTTCTAAAATCGATTTGAGATCGGGttaccatcagttgaagatAAAAGAAACAGATGTCTCTAAAACTGCTTTTAGAACTCGATATGGACACTATGAATTTCTtgttatgccttttgggttgACTAATGCTTCTGCAGCTTTCATGGATCTGATGAACCGTATCTTCCATCCCTACCTAGATCAGTTTGTAGTAgtgttcatagatgatatcttaataTACTCAAAGACTAAGGAAGAACATGATCAATATTTGAGGATAGCATTACAGACTCTGAGAGAGAACCAACTTTATGCCAAGCTTAGtaaatgtgagttttggctaaATGATATATCCTTTCTTGGACATGTTGTGTCAGCTGAAGGAATCAGAGTAGACCCTAAAAAGATAGAAGCTATCCTTGAGTGGAAACCACCTAAGAATGTAGCAGAGATTAGGAGTTTTCTGGATTTGGCTGGATACTATAGGCGGTTTGTAAAGGGATTTTCAATCATTGCTACCCCATTGACTAAATTGTTGCATAAGAATGTTAAATATGATTGGGATGACAAATGTCAAAAGAGTTTTGAAAAGCTTAAAAAGATGCTTACAGAGGCACCTGTCCTTACACAGCCAGAGTCGAGTAAAGATTTTGTGATCTACAGTGATGCCTCACATaatggactgggttgtgtactcatGCAGGAAGGGAAGGTAgttgcttatgcttcaagacaATTAAAGCCACACGAGAAGAACTACCCTACCCATGATTTAGAGTTAGCAGCCATAGTCTTTGCATtaaagatatggaggcattacttGTATGGAGAAAAAT GTAAGGTCAATCTGGTAGCAGAGGCACTTAGCAGGAAATCCTTTGCTGCTCTAAGAGCTTTGAATGCTCATCTATCTTTACCTAATGATGGGGCTATCATAGCAAAACTAAAGCTTAGACCCAATCTACTCCAACAAGTCCAGGAAGCATAG